The Aureimonas mangrovi genome includes a region encoding these proteins:
- a CDS encoding FtsX-like permease family protein, with the protein MNPLHPLYRAIEWMPVAAQDVVVFLILLLPAVAIGGLVLWGYRPFALVRAMLWRFRWTSALFVVLIAVSVSVGVGLIAQERGLRQGTARAAAPFDLVVAAPGSEITMLFAAVYLQPSDVPLLSGAIYEEVANAPDVSLAAPIAYGDSFETYPIVGSTAEFVGHLSRELTEGAMFTAHEEAVIGARVELEIGAEFSPAHGVGDAAEHGAHADVHYRVAGRMAPTGSPWDRAIIVPVEAVWEAHDLGDGHSPEDAGQLGPPFDPERFPGTPAILVSAEELYANYALRARFTTAETMAFFPGSVLAGLHSLMGDVRQVMSIMAVITQILVTAGVLTGLVILTRLFARRLALLRALGAPRRFVFAVVWSYAATLIVLGAGLGVVFGYAAAAIIARIVSARTDILVNATLGWPEFHLVAGFTTVTILLALVPAFIVLSRPVAADLRS; encoded by the coding sequence TTGAACCCGCTCCATCCGCTCTACCGCGCCATCGAATGGATGCCCGTCGCCGCGCAGGACGTGGTGGTCTTCCTCATCCTGCTCCTTCCGGCCGTTGCGATCGGCGGCCTCGTCCTGTGGGGTTATCGCCCCTTCGCGCTGGTGCGTGCGATGCTCTGGCGCTTTCGATGGACGAGCGCGCTGTTCGTCGTCCTCATCGCCGTGTCCGTGAGCGTCGGTGTCGGTCTCATCGCGCAGGAGCGCGGGCTGAGGCAGGGCACGGCGCGCGCCGCCGCGCCCTTCGACCTCGTCGTCGCGGCGCCCGGCAGCGAAATCACCATGCTCTTTGCCGCCGTCTATCTCCAGCCTTCGGACGTGCCGCTCCTGTCCGGCGCGATCTACGAGGAGGTGGCGAACGCGCCCGACGTCTCGCTGGCCGCACCCATCGCTTATGGCGACAGCTTCGAGACCTATCCGATCGTCGGCTCGACGGCCGAGTTCGTCGGCCATCTCTCGCGCGAGCTGACAGAAGGCGCGATGTTCACCGCCCACGAGGAGGCCGTCATCGGCGCGCGCGTGGAACTCGAGATCGGCGCCGAGTTTTCGCCGGCCCACGGCGTGGGCGACGCGGCGGAGCACGGTGCCCACGCCGACGTGCACTACAGGGTGGCGGGCCGTATGGCGCCGACCGGCAGCCCGTGGGACCGGGCCATCATCGTGCCCGTCGAAGCGGTGTGGGAGGCCCACGATCTCGGCGATGGTCATTCGCCGGAAGATGCCGGACAGCTCGGCCCGCCCTTCGATCCCGAGCGCTTTCCCGGAACGCCGGCGATCCTCGTCTCCGCCGAGGAGCTCTACGCCAATTACGCCTTGCGCGCCCGCTTCACGACGGCCGAAACGATGGCGTTCTTTCCGGGCTCCGTCCTCGCCGGCCTGCATTCGCTGATGGGCGACGTGCGGCAGGTCATGAGCATCATGGCCGTGATCACGCAGATCCTCGTCACGGCCGGCGTCCTGACGGGCCTCGTCATCCTGACGCGCCTCTTCGCGCGGCGTCTCGCGCTCCTGCGCGCGCTCGGCGCGCCGCGCCGCTTCGTCTTCGCCGTCGTATGGTCCTACGCCGCGACGCTCATCGTCCTCGGCGCCGGGCTGGGCGTGGTATTCGGCTACGCGGCCGCAGCGATCATCGCGCGCATCGTCTCCGCGCGCACCGACATCCTCGTCAACGCAACGCTCGGCTGGCCCGAGTTCCATCTCGTCGCCGGCTTCACCACCGTGACGATCCTCCTTGCGCTGGTGCCGGCCTTCATCGTCCTCTCGCGACCTGTGGCCGCCGACCTGCGAAGCTGA
- a CDS encoding thiol-disulfide oxidoreductase DCC family protein, protein MTAQGDARARANEALAPDGLMVFDGFCNFCSAQVQLLLRLDRTGVIRFTAIQSPYGRHLAERFGLDPDDPSTFLFFEKGRPLQASDAAIAVAQRLGRPWHWLRAASALPRPIRDGVYRFIARNRYRIAGRRRSCMAPSPQMRARFVDDVPPGEA, encoded by the coding sequence ATGACGGCGCAGGGCGATGCACGAGCCAGGGCGAACGAAGCGCTCGCCCCCGACGGGCTGATGGTCTTCGACGGCTTCTGCAATTTCTGCTCGGCTCAGGTGCAGCTGCTTCTGCGCCTCGACCGCACGGGCGTGATCCGCTTCACCGCGATCCAGTCGCCTTACGGACGCCATCTCGCCGAGCGCTTCGGGCTCGATCCGGACGATCCCTCGACCTTCCTGTTCTTCGAGAAGGGCCGGCCTCTCCAGGCGAGCGACGCGGCGATCGCCGTCGCGCAGAGGCTCGGCCGTCCCTGGCACTGGCTGCGTGCCGCATCCGCCCTGCCCCGACCGATCCGCGACGGCGTCTACCGCTTCATCGCACGCAACCGCTACCGCATCGCCGGGCGCCGTCGGAGCTGCATGGCGCCGAGCCCGCAGATGCGCGCACGCTTCGTCGACGACGTGCCGCCGGGCGAAGCCTGA
- a CDS encoding DUF4166 domain-containing protein, which translates to MELGTEPIRRANAGTPIFQTVLGKAWHDLGEVIRRHYFLRPFGEDAITVRGTMDEVEHSAIAALLIPLARVFGALVPYKGRDVPIEVHYATRPDDEALYWDRVFHFEGRPPFHFRSRMEHAGRGQVIEFVRFGVGTRLRVSAKNGVLVFHDEGYVWRLFGINVPIPLGLLLGRAYIEERPVNHDTFTMRMDLVHPLFGEIFRYSGRFKLDEPAARSESRAPSPPLARTTP; encoded by the coding sequence ATGGAACTGGGTACCGAGCCGATCCGCCGGGCGAATGCGGGCACACCCATCTTCCAGACCGTGCTCGGCAAGGCTTGGCATGATCTCGGCGAGGTGATCCGGCGGCATTACTTCCTGCGGCCGTTCGGCGAGGACGCGATCACCGTGCGCGGGACGATGGATGAGGTCGAACACAGCGCCATCGCCGCGCTCCTGATCCCGCTGGCGCGGGTTTTCGGCGCTCTCGTGCCTTACAAGGGGCGCGACGTCCCGATCGAGGTCCATTACGCGACGCGGCCGGATGACGAGGCGCTCTACTGGGACCGCGTCTTCCATTTCGAGGGCCGTCCGCCCTTCCACTTCCGCTCGCGCATGGAACATGCGGGGCGCGGGCAGGTGATCGAGTTCGTTCGCTTCGGCGTCGGCACGCGCCTGCGGGTGAGCGCCAAGAACGGTGTGCTCGTCTTCCATGACGAAGGCTATGTCTGGCGCCTTTTCGGTATCAACGTACCGATCCCGCTCGGGCTGCTTCTGGGCCGCGCCTATATCGAGGAGCGCCCGGTGAACCACGACACCTTCACCATGCGCATGGATCTCGTCCACCCGCTCTTCGGCGAGATCTTCCGTTACAGCGGCCGTTTCAAGCTCGATGAGCCGGCTGCTCGTTCCGAAAGCCGTGCCCCCTCGCCGCCGTTGGCGCGCACAACGCCCTGA